A region of Anolis sagrei isolate rAnoSag1 chromosome 2, rAnoSag1.mat, whole genome shotgun sequence DNA encodes the following proteins:
- the LOC132766018 gene encoding zinc finger and SCAN domain-containing protein 31-like, with translation MATELTPGGAVSLSFQNVLEHGVNSDRNRGEEAPTKTLEVEGERITPRVIQVGTIGEFLGWVAPQDLVQGSDEGLAQRWEAQWQEVLKAVQPLPVECGLQQQSKPVPWDLCGVVAEGSQWPNGEVVAQLLVDNGLAFQGPDGGEHRVVAKEVVLGEDPLKAEAQRRHFRMLRYQETVGPREICRRLRECCHRWLMPEKRTKEQILELLILEQFLTILPQEMQSWVRSHCPQACSQAVALAEEFLRDQQQQLKVLGPCEEVVVVSPETDWTSLGSALNRQVHREAQMDSRQELTSSGNIRCLDAYALSSSERATNGNKVDASHHQGVSELPVLFGTLPGQSGLLENGQELEPMEDGLEPMEGWEEATLCSEGVYETVVRLEEHGHWCLECGESFLDAFQLARHQKAQHSGRKRPECPECGKSFRDLSHVLRHQTVHTGEKPYACSECGQSFTQKPALNRHLRKHSEDKDFPGFEVTIRPPRNHTGGRKRPECLECGKSFRDVSQVLRHQTVHTGERPYSCLECGQSFTQKPALNRHMRKHLDVGQYAGNEEVGVSPENSYTVPVASQEDPVHVFSNGGSLDTWPTGSDDPKPVAGVLKNTRKNLTRRGQKKHWCFICGKGFRDKADLVRHERIHTGEKPYACLVCGRRFNHTSSLYKHQDTHRTTAGLQKEDFSCRENSIPNVQVAEEGSNVELEMEAEDHEEKPHTEPSLPPMENLEKDEKDQYLLLRE, from the exons ATGGCTACTGAATTGACGCCTGGAGGAGCGGTGAGCCTCTCTTTCCAAAACGTCTTGGAACATGGAGTGAACTCTGATAGGAACAGAGGGGAGGAAGCCCCCACGAAGACTCTGgaggtggaaggagaaaggatcACCCCTCGTGTCATTCAGGTGGGGACCATTGGGGAGTTCCTCGGCTGGGTGGCCCCACAAGACTTGGTCCAAGGCTCCGACGAAGGCTTGGCCCAGCGCTGGGAGGCCCAGTGGCAGGAGGTCTTGAAGGCCGTCCAGCCCCTTCCCGTCGAGTGTGGACTTCAACAACAATCGAAGCCGGTGCCGTGGGACTTGTGCGGGGTGGTCGCCGAGGGCAGCCAGTGGCCTAATGGAGAAGTGGTGGCCCAGCTCTTGGTGGACAACGGCCTGGCGTTTCAGGGCCCAGACGGTGGAGAGCACAGGGTGGTGGCCAAGGAGGTGGTCCTGGGGGAAGACCCTCTCAAGGCGGAAGCCCAGCGTCGCCACTTCCGGATGCTGCGCTATCAGGAGACGGTGGGTCCCCGCGAGATTTGTCGGAGACTCCGGGAATGTTGCCACCGGTGGCTGATGCCGGAGAAACGCACCAAGGAGCAAATCCTGGAGTTGTTGATCTTGGAGCAGTTCCTGACCATCTTGCCTCAGGAGATGCAGAGCTGGGTCAGGAGCCATTGTCCCCAGGCCTGCTctcaggcggtggccctggcggaagagTTCCTTCGAGACCAGCAACAACAGCTCAAG gtgTTGGGTCCCTGCGAGGAGGTGGTTGTGGTCTCCCCTGAGACAGACTGGACTTCATTGGGGTCTGCACTGAACAGACAAGTCCACAGAGAAGCTCAGATGGACAGCCGGCAGGAGCTCACGTCATCGG GGAACATCAGATGCCTGGATGCGTATGCCCTTTCCTCCAGCGAGAGAGCCACGAATGGGAATAAGGTGGATGCATCTCATCACCAAGGGGTTTCTGAGCTGCCCGTTCTCTTCGGGACTTTGCCAGGACAGTCCGGTTTGCTCGAAAATGGCCAGGAGCTTGAACCAATGGAGGATGGATTGGAGCCGATGGAGGGTTGGGAAGAGGCCACCCTCTGCAGCGAAGGCGTGTACGAGACAGTAGTACGGCTGGAGGAGCACGGGCACTGGTGCCtcgaatgtggagaaagctttctGGATGCCTTCCAGCTGGCAAGGCACCAGAAGGCACAGCACTCTGGGCGCAAGCGTCCCGAATGcccggagtgtgggaagagctttcgGGACCTTTCCCACGTCCTTCGGCACCAGACAGttcacacgggggagaagccgtACGCCTGTTCCGAGTGCGGACAGAGCTTCACCCAGAAGCCGGCTCTCAATCGGCACCTGAGAAAGCATTCGGAAGACAAGGATTTCCCAG GTTTTGAAGTCACCATCCGGCCTCCGAGGAACCACACGGGAGGCCGCAAACGCCCcgaatgcctggagtgcgggaagagcttcCGGGACGTTTCCCAGGTCCTTCGGCACCAGACGGTTCATACGGGGGAGCGGCCTTACAGCTGCCTGGAGTGCGGGCAGAGCTTCACCCAGAAACCCGCTCTTAACCGGCACATGAGGAAACATCTGGACGTTGGACAATACGCAG GCAACGAGGAAGTCGGTGTGAGCCCAGAAAACAGCTACACGGTACCGGTGGCATCACAAGAGGACCCAGTTCATGTTTTTAGCAACGGAGGCTCTTTGGACACTTGGCCGACGGGGAGCGATGATCCCAAACCCGTGGCTGGAGTGTTgaagaacacaaggaagaacctCACCCGCAGAGGGCAGAAGAAACACTGGTGCTTCATCTGTGGGAAAGGCTTCAGGGACAAAGCCGACTTGGTGAGGCACGAGAGGATCCACACCGGAGAGAAGCCTTATGCGTGCCTGGTTTGTGGGAGGCGGTTCAACCACACGTCGAGTTTGTACAAGCATCAGGACACCCACCGGACAACGGCCGGTCTGCAGAAAGAGGACTTCAGCTGCAGAGAAAACAGTATTCCCAACGTACAAGTGGCTGAAGAAGGCAGCAACGTTGAGTTGGAAATGGAGGCGGAGGACCACGAGGAGAAGCCACACACAGAGCCAAGTCTCCCTCCGATGGAAAATTTGGAAAAGGATGAAAAGGACCAGTATTTACTTTTGAGGGAGTGA